In the Mycoplasma zalophi genome, one interval contains:
- a CDS encoding M17 family metallopeptidase, with product MNKQYIQKRNEFVLLKAVFKDTDAPEFVSKNKLALTLDNKNNILYFYVNKINNYTELTTKVDFIIENQDQDLLVDVKSFVNEYVSYEDVLRSFYLRNSFFNDEIYNQKTEKENSKYQLDFLIETDQYKDYENKLNLLVENVRQTRDLQITPPNVCTSEWLADFIENDFKNLENISVKVLKRQEIEDLGMGLMLSVNAGSLYEPRVVVLEYRPLKDSDEKIAIVGKGITYDSGGYNIKTNGYMNYMKMDMSGSVIAAYALKNIAQNKIKTNVSVVMMITDNKLNNDASVADNVYVSMSKKTVEIVDTDAEGRLVLADGITYAKDVLKANTIIDVATLTGTILTALGDKYSGIYTNSDQEWKIFSSAAKLAQEKVWRMPLHEEFNKPNKESLVADLLNCSTNAALSDCNIAASFLYNFATEDINFIHCDVAGTTEDEKHRPLAALVATLTEYAYAKEKK from the coding sequence ATGAATAAACAATACATTCAAAAAAGAAATGAATTTGTGCTTTTAAAAGCTGTTTTTAAAGACACTGATGCACCTGAATTTGTTTCTAAAAATAAATTAGCACTTACATTAGATAACAAAAACAATATTTTATATTTTTATGTAAACAAAATAAATAATTACACAGAACTTACAACAAAAGTTGATTTTATTATTGAAAATCAAGATCAAGATCTTTTAGTAGATGTAAAAAGTTTTGTTAATGAATATGTTAGTTATGAAGATGTTTTACGTTCATTTTATTTAAGAAATAGTTTTTTTAATGATGAAATTTATAATCAGAAAACTGAAAAAGAAAATTCTAAATATCAATTAGATTTTTTAATTGAAACAGATCAATATAAAGATTATGAAAATAAGTTAAATTTGCTTGTTGAAAATGTAAGACAAACAAGAGATTTACAAATTACTCCACCTAATGTTTGTACAAGTGAATGATTAGCTGATTTTATTGAAAATGATTTTAAAAACCTTGAAAATATCAGCGTAAAAGTACTAAAAAGACAAGAAATTGAAGATTTAGGTATGGGTCTTATGTTATCTGTTAATGCAGGTAGTTTATATGAACCTAGAGTTGTAGTTTTAGAATATAGACCACTAAAAGATTCAGACGAAAAAATTGCTATTGTTGGTAAAGGTATTACTTATGACTCGGGTGGTTATAACATAAAAACTAATGGTTATATGAATTACATGAAAATGGATATGTCTGGTTCTGTAATTGCTGCATATGCATTAAAAAATATTGCTCAAAACAAAATAAAAACAAACGTTAGTGTTGTAATGATGATTACTGATAATAAATTAAATAATGACGCTTCAGTTGCTGATAATGTTTATGTATCTATGTCTAAAAAAACTGTAGAAATTGTTGATACAGATGCTGAAGGAAGATTGGTTTTAGCTGACGGTATAACATATGCAAAAGATGTTTTAAAAGCAAACACAATTATTGATGTTGCTACTTTAACAGGGACTATTTTGACTGCTTTAGGTGATAAATACTCAGGAATTTATACAAATAGTGATCAAGAGTGAAAAATATTCTCATCTGCTGCTAAATTAGCACAAGAAAAAGTGTGAAGAATGCCACTTCATGAAGAATTTAATAAACCTAATAAAGAATCTCTTGTTGCTGATCTTTTAAATTGTTCAACAAACGCAGCACTTAGTGATTGTAATATTGCAGCTTCATTTTTATATAACTTTGCAACAGAAGATATTAATTTTATTCACTGTGATGTAGCTGGAACTACTGAAGATGAAAAACACAGACCACTTGCTGCTTTAGTTGCAACGCTTACTGAATATGCTTATGCAAAGGAGAAAAAATAA
- a CDS encoding M17 family metallopeptidase: MQKFILRAKFTENSESKWKILENVYTNEAEVIVGPKEKLTFDDLQKFALNLPKNANRVYKIDLDTFVSENLDIKEVIKCFSYGLTYGQFKTFSLKTQEQENLIFEHEIYSKNLEDFQEIAKKSQIIAQAVNNARYYQALSPNIANSETLARLIPEHFKDIENVRATILDQKDMHQLGMNLMLSVNKGSLFLPRVVVIEYTPNPNDKNKTVLVGKGITYDSGGYSLKSPRSLVGMKYDMTGSVVAAFSLEAIARLKANQNFAAVLMLTDNRVNGDASLPDNVYKSMNGKTVEINNTDAEGRLVLADGITYAIRNLKATRLIDIATLTGAIFKALGDTYVGAFSTSDEFFEEFEEASKKAHEKIWRMPMDEEYAENIKSSQVADLKNADLSGLGGSISAAMFLNEFREDIDLIHLDIAGVAKKNNFSTITMVQTITELALNEK, from the coding sequence ATGCAAAAATTTATATTAAGAGCAAAATTTACTGAAAATAGCGAAAGCAAATGAAAAATTCTTGAAAATGTATACACAAATGAAGCAGAAGTGATAGTTGGACCAAAAGAAAAATTAACATTTGATGATTTACAAAAATTTGCATTAAATTTACCTAAAAATGCAAATAGAGTTTATAAAATTGATTTAGATACTTTTGTTAGTGAAAATTTAGATATAAAAGAAGTTATAAAATGTTTTAGTTACGGGTTAACTTATGGTCAATTTAAAACATTTTCATTAAAAACACAAGAACAAGAAAATTTAATATTCGAACACGAAATATATTCAAAAAACCTTGAAGACTTTCAAGAAATTGCAAAAAAATCACAAATTATTGCTCAAGCAGTTAATAATGCCAGATACTATCAAGCATTAAGTCCAAATATTGCAAATAGTGAAACGCTTGCAAGACTTATCCCAGAACACTTTAAAGATATAGAAAATGTTAGAGCTACTATTTTAGATCAAAAAGATATGCATCAATTAGGTATGAATTTGATGTTAAGTGTTAATAAAGGTTCATTATTTTTACCAAGAGTTGTAGTAATTGAATATACTCCAAACCCTAATGATAAAAATAAAACTGTTTTAGTAGGTAAAGGTATTACTTATGATTCAGGTGGATATTCTTTAAAATCACCTAGATCATTAGTTGGCATGAAATATGACATGACTGGTTCAGTAGTTGCTGCTTTTAGTTTAGAGGCAATTGCAAGACTAAAAGCAAATCAAAATTTTGCAGCTGTTTTAATGCTAACTGACAACCGCGTAAATGGTGATGCATCATTACCTGATAATGTTTATAAATCAATGAATGGGAAAACAGTTGAAATCAACAACACAGATGCTGAGGGAAGATTAGTTTTAGCTGATGGTATTACATATGCAATTAGAAATTTAAAAGCAACTAGACTAATTGATATTGCTACATTAACTGGTGCAATTTTTAAAGCATTAGGCGATACATATGTTGGTGCATTTTCAACTTCTGATGAGTTTTTTGAAGAGTTTGAAGAAGCTTCAAAAAAAGCACATGAAAAAATATGAAGAATGCCGATGGATGAAGAATATGCTGAAAATATTAAATCATCACAAGTTGCAGATTTAAAAAATGCTGATTTAAGTGGACTTGGTGGTTCTATTTCTGCCGCTATGTTTTTAAATGAATTTAGAGAAGATATTGACTTAATACATTTAGATATTGCAGGTGTGGCTAAGAAAAATAATTTTTCAACCATTACTATGGTACAAACTATCACGGAGCTTGCTTTAAATGAAAAATAA
- a CDS encoding ECF transporter S component: MKNNNPDTPVSQKIHNWFKNNFKLTAYDVAIFGLLIALYMIFHSIQKFVLTGPRNISITYALFVVYGIILGPVKSAILSILCDTTSQLIYGIQFWMPEYAIVPVLISITSALIFKLRKLDSKWLWIVGIIMLIMITITFISVISIYGNSIKQRETSLKGKNIPFNIVLGISITSLTSIWIVVIVICLLHSLHSSQKIKKITQNLFVILLNITITIVLYRWFWGPFAYINYHNRFRSGTWKYEDYYLIFMIPIIFKSLIEIPIYTFFIFNLQPAIKFLEKKYKHENIQRQF; the protein is encoded by the coding sequence ATGAAAAATAATAATCCAGATACGCCAGTGTCGCAAAAAATTCATAATTGATTTAAAAATAATTTTAAATTAACTGCATATGATGTCGCTATTTTCGGACTATTAATAGCGCTTTATATGATTTTTCATTCGATTCAAAAATTTGTTTTAACAGGACCTAGAAACATTTCGATAACATATGCTTTATTTGTTGTCTATGGAATTATTTTAGGGCCAGTAAAAAGTGCTATTTTAAGTATTTTGTGTGATACAACCTCACAACTAATTTATGGAATTCAGTTTTGAATGCCTGAATATGCAATTGTTCCTGTGTTAATTTCAATAACAAGTGCATTAATTTTTAAATTAAGAAAACTAGATTCAAAATGATTGTGAATTGTTGGAATTATTATGTTAATTATGATAACAATTACTTTTATTAGTGTAATTTCTATCTATGGTAATTCTATTAAACAAAGAGAAACATCATTAAAAGGTAAAAATATTCCATTTAATATAGTTTTAGGAATTTCAATCACTTCATTAACTTCAATTTGAATTGTTGTAATTGTAATTTGTTTACTTCATAGTCTACACTCATCACAAAAAATTAAAAAAATTACTCAAAATTTATTTGTTATTTTGTTAAATATAACTATAACTATTGTTTTATATCGTTGATTCTGAGGGCCATTTGCTTACATAAATTATCACAACAGATTTAGAAGTGGTACATGAAAATATGAAGACTATTACCTTATTTTTATGATTCCAATTATTTTTAAATCATTAATTGAAATACCTATTTATACATTCTTTATTTTCAATTTACAACCAGCTATAAAATTTTTAGAAAAAAAATATAAACATGAAAACATTCAAAGGCAGTTTTAA
- the plsY gene encoding glycerol-3-phosphate 1-O-acyltransferase PlsY, whose translation MNYIWINFILIVLSYFIGSINISIIISKKISKQDIRELGSKNAGATNILRTYGKNVALFVFLFDMLKAYLTIMLAFFIQKQLNTQPFVENIIAISCGIGVVLGHLFPIYFKFKGGKGVSCFLGITLAVNFVLFLIAICLFLIIILITKYVSLASITVPLLINLISLIPWISTGLFGFTNVQNLFWLPAVILFICYIFVVISHKKNILRLINKTENKIFKK comes from the coding sequence ATGAATTACATTTGAATAAATTTTATTTTAATAGTACTTAGTTATTTCATTGGTTCAATAAATATAAGCATAATAATAAGTAAAAAAATATCAAAACAGGATATAAGAGAACTAGGTTCAAAAAATGCAGGAGCAACAAATATACTAAGAACATATGGAAAAAATGTTGCGCTTTTTGTGTTTTTATTTGACATGTTAAAAGCTTATTTAACGATAATGCTTGCATTTTTTATTCAAAAACAATTAAACACTCAACCATTTGTTGAAAATATTATTGCAATTAGTTGCGGTATAGGAGTTGTTTTGGGACACTTATTTCCAATTTATTTTAAATTTAAAGGTGGTAAGGGAGTTAGTTGCTTTTTAGGTATTACCTTAGCTGTTAATTTTGTATTATTTTTAATTGCAATTTGTTTATTTTTAATCATTATATTAATTACAAAATATGTTTCATTAGCTTCAATAACTGTCCCTTTATTAATAAATTTAATTTCCTTAATTCCTTGAATATCAACTGGCTTATTTGGTTTTACAAATGTACAAAATTTATTTTGACTACCTGCAGTTATTTTATTTATTTGTTATATTTTTGTAGTTATTTCACACAAAAAAAATATTTTAAGATTAATAAATAAAACAGAAAATAAAATATTTAAAAAATAA
- the lepA gene encoding translation elongation factor 4, whose amino-acid sequence MTDKKIRNFAIIAHIDHGKSTLADRILEITNTVEKRDLEAQHLDQMELERERGITIKLNAVEIKYKDYVFHLIDTPGHVDFTYEVSRSLTACEGALLLVDATQGIEAQTLANVYLAMEHDLEIIPIINKIDLPSANPEAVKKEIEDVIGIDASDAILVSAKTGQGIEEVLDAIINKIPYPKEADTTKPLTGLVFDSYFDAYRGVVLLVRLFNGKISVGDEFVLMHNKMKFSVTELGIRTPKEIKKDFLQAGQVGWIAASIRDAKYIQVGDTITLTSNPAPEPLPGYKKLKSVVYTGFYPVDTRDFNDLKDALEKISLSDSSISYQPETSKALGFGFRIGFLGMLHMEILQERLEREFNLDIIATAPSVEFYVTKTDGETINITNPSSLPERSYIQMIEEPYIRASIFLPQEYLGSIMDLCQNKRGKYIDIEYIDQNRRRLIYELPLNEIIFDFFDLLKSYSKGYASFEYDFIGLRESELVKVDILLNGEKIDALAMIVHKDSAYQRSRELCERLKTVIPRQNFEVPIQAAIGGKIIARETVKAYRKDVTAKLYGGDVTRRQKLLKKQKAGKKRMKSIGTVEVPQEAFLAILKTDTSK is encoded by the coding sequence ATGACAGATAAAAAAATAAGAAACTTTGCAATAATTGCTCATATAGACCACGGTAAATCAACCTTAGCAGACCGCATTTTAGAAATTACAAATACTGTTGAAAAAAGAGATTTAGAAGCTCAACATTTAGATCAAATGGAATTAGAACGCGAAAGAGGAATAACAATTAAATTAAATGCTGTTGAAATTAAGTATAAAGATTATGTTTTTCACTTAATTGATACTCCTGGACACGTTGATTTTACTTATGAAGTTTCAAGATCGCTTACAGCTTGTGAAGGTGCTTTATTGTTAGTTGATGCAACACAAGGAATTGAAGCACAAACCCTTGCTAATGTGTATTTAGCTATGGAACATGATTTAGAAATTATTCCAATTATTAATAAAATAGATTTACCTTCAGCAAATCCCGAGGCAGTAAAAAAAGAAATTGAAGATGTAATCGGTATTGATGCTTCAGATGCTATTTTAGTTAGCGCTAAGACTGGTCAAGGGATTGAAGAAGTTTTAGATGCAATTATCAATAAAATTCCCTATCCAAAAGAAGCAGATACTACCAAACCATTAACTGGGCTTGTGTTTGATAGTTATTTTGATGCTTATCGTGGTGTAGTTTTACTTGTTAGATTATTTAATGGAAAAATATCAGTAGGTGATGAGTTTGTTTTAATGCATAATAAAATGAAATTTTCTGTTACCGAATTAGGAATAAGAACTCCAAAAGAAATTAAAAAAGATTTTTTACAAGCAGGTCAAGTTGGATGAATTGCTGCAAGTATTCGTGATGCAAAATACATTCAAGTTGGAGATACAATTACATTAACTTCAAATCCAGCACCAGAACCACTTCCTGGGTATAAAAAACTAAAAAGTGTTGTTTATACTGGGTTTTATCCAGTGGATACTCGTGATTTTAATGATTTAAAAGATGCTTTAGAAAAAATCTCTTTAAGTGATAGTTCAATTTCATACCAACCAGAAACATCTAAAGCTTTAGGGTTTGGATTTAGAATTGGATTTTTAGGTATGTTACATATGGAAATTCTTCAAGAAAGATTAGAAAGAGAATTTAATTTAGATATTATTGCGACTGCACCTAGTGTTGAATTTTATGTAACAAAAACAGATGGTGAAACAATAAATATTACCAACCCTTCTTCTTTACCTGAAAGAAGTTATATTCAAATGATTGAAGAACCCTATATAAGAGCAAGCATTTTTCTTCCACAAGAGTATTTAGGATCAATTATGGATCTTTGTCAAAATAAACGGGGAAAATATATTGACATTGAGTATATTGATCAAAACAGAAGAAGATTAATATACGAATTGCCATTAAACGAAATAATTTTTGACTTCTTTGATCTTTTAAAAAGTTATTCAAAAGGTTATGCAAGTTTTGAATATGACTTTATTGGTTTAAGAGAATCTGAGTTAGTTAAGGTTGATATTTTATTAAATGGAGAAAAAATTGATGCCTTAGCAATGATTGTTCATAAAGATTCAGCTTATCAAAGAAGCCGTGAATTATGTGAGCGTTTAAAAACTGTTATTCCTCGTCAAAACTTTGAAGTTCCTATTCAAGCCGCAATTGGTGGTAAAATTATAGCGAGAGAAACTGTTAAAGCTTATCGTAAAGATGTTACTGCAAAATTATACGGTGGGGATGTTACTCGTAGACAAAAATTACTAAAAAAACAAAAAGCTGGTAAGAAAAGAATGAAAAGCATTGGAACAGTAGAAGTTCCACAAGAAGCATTTTTAGCAATTTTAAAAACAGATACTTCAAAATAA
- a CDS encoding MSC_0882 family membrane protein translates to MQLKPWNQEHKNPNDDSQHTATMSINNTIESKSFASTKTKDPEGIIPNSIMRIYNWENLSKIFNILISSVLLVTSSILIILLALKPTLFKLEKTPWIWYVLIGVFMLFVLWKWINDVIEFSSLKRSIKDYRETILRQEKTTPAFIGILYRKLVLRQTSHNWITIATVFYFGIFTLIFWAIKDSQWIQYGDLVHKDTNNPAFVLDFKTWINNSFPNPINWVYLFTGIIFLIVLIHIMWAILRKVRITNIRDSFGLETEIIQKIQEEKAKQNRFYAKIFLISILLVLILPFIIYIFTKKIFLRKRG, encoded by the coding sequence ATGCAACTAAAACCCTGAAATCAAGAACATAAAAATCCAAATGATGATTCACAACATACTGCTACTATGTCAATAAATAATACAATTGAAAGTAAATCTTTTGCATCAACAAAAACAAAGGATCCAGAAGGTATTATTCCTAATAGTATTATGAGAATTTATAATTGAGAAAATTTATCAAAAATTTTTAATATATTAATTTCATCTGTTTTATTAGTAACTTCTTCAATACTTATAATATTATTAGCTCTAAAACCAACATTATTTAAACTTGAAAAAACGCCATGAATTTGATATGTTTTAATTGGTGTTTTTATGTTGTTTGTGTTGTGAAAATGAATAAATGATGTAATTGAATTTTCTAGTTTAAAAAGATCAATTAAAGATTATCGTGAAACAATTTTAAGACAAGAAAAAACAACACCTGCTTTTATTGGTATTTTGTACAGAAAATTAGTTTTAAGACAAACTTCGCATAATTGAATCACGATTGCAACTGTGTTTTATTTTGGAATATTTACATTAATTTTTTGAGCAATTAAAGACTCACAATGAATTCAGTATGGTGATTTAGTTCATAAAGACACTAATAATCCCGCCTTTGTTTTGGATTTTAAAACATGAATAAATAATTCATTTCCAAATCCAATTAACTGAGTTTATTTATTTACAGGTATAATATTTTTAATAGTATTAATTCACATCATGTGAGCTATATTAAGAAAAGTAAGAATAACAAATATCAGGGATTCTTTTGGATTAGAAACAGAAATCATTCAAAAAATTCAAGAAGAAAAAGCGAAACAAAATCGCTTTTATGCAAAAATATTTTTAATATCAATCTTATTGGTATTAATATTGCCATTTATAATTTATATTTTTACAAAGAAAATATTTTTAAGGAAAAGAGGTTAA
- a CDS encoding YneF family protein, protein MSTGAIAALAIGLFLVGLLVGAIFAAWLTQRKIKKQLDENPPINEKMIRVMFAQMGRKASETQIKSIMRSMKQAK, encoded by the coding sequence ATGTCAACAGGTGCTATTGCAGCTTTAGCTATTGGATTATTTTTAGTGGGGTTATTAGTTGGAGCAATTTTTGCCGCTTGATTAACTCAACGTAAAATTAAAAAACAATTAGATGAAAATCCTCCAATTAATGAAAAAATGATTCGTGTTATGTTTGCACAAATGGGACGTAAAGCATCAGAAACACAAATTAAAAGCATAATGCGTTCAATGAAACAAGCTAAATAA
- a CDS encoding NUDIX domain-containing protein has translation MKKDKLLYFTPWLSLYQTDKGFIYSERKNIDSVAVLCYRITNNQREFLVHFQPLPEIKEKQKWDDCFPSPITGGLEQNETYLQTAIRETFEEAGIKVTEKNLVKSFRMLATTQSNEIVCGFIFDVTNLKQVEPSTDGSVFEKVSYNKWYSEKEFKEIVKNELTIASLAYLYYKLIED, from the coding sequence ATGAAAAAAGATAAATTATTGTATTTTACACCTTGATTAAGTCTTTATCAAACTGATAAAGGTTTTATTTATTCTGAAAGAAAAAATATTGATTCAGTTGCTGTGCTTTGTTATCGTATAACAAATAATCAAAGAGAATTTTTAGTTCATTTTCAACCATTACCCGAAATAAAGGAAAAACAAAAATGAGATGATTGTTTTCCGAGTCCTATTACTGGTGGTTTAGAACAAAATGAAACTTATTTACAAACAGCAATAAGAGAAACATTTGAAGAAGCGGGAATTAAAGTTACTGAAAAAAATCTAGTTAAATCATTTAGAATGTTAGCAACTACACAATCAAATGAAATTGTTTGCGGTTTTATTTTTGATGTTACTAATTTAAAACAAGTTGAACCTAGTACTGATGGTTCTGTATTTGAAAAAGTAAGTTATAACAAATGATATAGTGAAAAAGAATTCAAAGAAATAGTTAAAAATGAATTAACTATTGCTAGTTTAGCTTATTTATATTACAAATTAATTGAAGATTAA
- the whiA gene encoding DNA-binding protein WhiA, producing MKITFTQKVKLEVIDQKISWESAINFLNGILYTQTNTKIHKLIINNENIRKFIEKILQTLNIEYKLPKKNWLLFEMPEIFFTYKYRKEKEFFAGIFIVSGSVSDVKSTSYHLEIKTKDFKFANDIQDTMDHYGISFKMVFRKDHYLLYIKKVEQICDFLKAIGAVESYLIFEEKKIDRDYTNTINRLTNFDFYNQQKIAKSYLNFLNQYNFICANDLQNLFTYEQIIFYETKKENDGASLSDLVLLLEQKNIKKTKSTLGYYLKKIDKVYNKYKK from the coding sequence ATGAAAATAACATTTACGCAAAAAGTTAAATTAGAAGTAATCGATCAAAAAATAAGTTGAGAATCAGCGATAAATTTTTTAAATGGGATTTTGTATACTCAAACTAATACCAAAATACATAAATTAATAATAAATAATGAAAATATTAGAAAATTCATTGAAAAAATCCTACAAACATTAAACATTGAATACAAGTTACCTAAAAAAAATTGACTTTTATTTGAGATGCCTGAGATATTTTTTACTTATAAATATAGAAAGGAAAAAGAATTTTTTGCAGGTATTTTTATTGTTAGTGGATCTGTTAGTGATGTAAAAAGCACTTCCTATCATCTTGAAATAAAAACAAAAGATTTTAAGTTTGCAAATGATATTCAAGACACAATGGATCATTATGGAATATCTTTTAAAATGGTTTTTAGAAAAGATCACTATTTGTTATATATTAAAAAAGTTGAACAAATTTGTGACTTTTTAAAAGCGATTGGCGCTGTAGAAAGTTATTTGATTTTTGAAGAAAAAAAGATTGACAGAGATTATACAAACACAATTAATAGATTGACTAATTTTGATTTTTATAATCAACAAAAAATTGCAAAAAGCTATCTAAATTTTTTAAATCAATACAATTTCATTTGTGCTAATGATTTGCAAAATCTATTTACCTATGAACAAATTATTTTTTATGAAACTAAAAAAGAAAATGATGGTGCAAGCTTAAGTGATTTAGTATTGCTTTTGGAACAAAAAAACATAAAAAAAACAAAGTCTACATTAGGTTATTATTTAAAAAAAATTGATAAGGTGTATAATAAATACAAAAAATAG
- a CDS encoding MAG0110 family membrane protein, translating to MYQYDNETVNYSFSELKTQKKHKLLGLSLLWFSLGIFITILFSGVIASIPSVYISWISFTLSVGIAPQTFIYVSIIVEFIACFIFQLFFAYKKNKKISIVMSIIAYFAYVLISTASLTFFTLALNAYSQLNMAHAILMFIIPIAMFAIVGVLGYFDKVDFSKFTWIVTVGIIATVVMWIISFFTVFRSNKIWSLYFALMIIVSLVIIGFNFQIIKKYDVELENSDKNNLVIVGLSITFGFNLYILFIGLIWKVLMLMLRNK from the coding sequence ATGTATCAATACGACAATGAAACAGTAAATTACTCATTTAGTGAACTAAAAACTCAAAAAAAACACAAACTTTTGGGTTTGAGTTTACTGTGATTTAGTTTAGGAATCTTTATAACTATTTTATTTAGTGGAGTAATTGCTTCAATTCCTAGCGTGTATATCTCATGAATTTCATTTACATTAAGTGTAGGGATAGCACCTCAGACATTCATTTATGTGTCAATTATTGTGGAATTTATTGCATGCTTTATATTTCAGCTATTTTTTGCTTACAAAAAAAATAAAAAAATCAGTATAGTAATGTCCATTATTGCTTATTTTGCTTATGTCTTAATAAGTACAGCTTCTTTAACATTTTTTACATTAGCATTAAATGCTTATTCACAACTAAATATGGCTCATGCAATATTAATGTTTATTATACCAATAGCAATGTTTGCAATTGTTGGTGTTTTAGGATACTTTGATAAAGTAGATTTTAGTAAATTTACTTGAATAGTAACTGTTGGAATTATTGCCACAGTTGTTATGTGAATAATTTCATTTTTTACAGTATTTAGATCAAATAAAATTTGAAGTTTATATTTTGCATTAATGATCATAGTATCTTTAGTAATAATTGGATTTAATTTTCAAATTATTAAAAAATATGACGTTGAATTAGAAAATAGTGATAAAAACAATTTAGTTATTGTGGGACTAAGTATTACTTTTGGATTCAATTTATATATTTTATTTATTGGATTAATTTGAAAAGTTTTAATGTTAATGCTAAGAAATAAGTAA
- a CDS encoding acetate/propionate family kinase, giving the protein MINKILVINAGSSSIKWSLFNEENLDLLASGLAERINVDGNLVCKFAGQVFEKKVGLRDHEEAVREILQQWSENSVVESIDDIKVVGFRVVNAGPDLMKSAIITDEVLFEIHRNTKLAPLHNPGAIQSIKAFQKLLPNAELTMTVDTGFHATIPKINYSYAIDKDLAEEYSIRKYGFHGVSHKFVTLKLQEILNKEKVNFVNLHLGNGSSLCAIQDSQSIDTTMGFTPLSGVMMGTRSGDVDPSIVLYLSKELNIDAQEATDILNKKSGLLGVSGISSDMRDLEKVQLTNENARFALDLFAQKSADYLALYLNKIAKKPDAIVFTAGIGENDPLTRQNIINRIHSYNVKLSEKNTEKFDKWSLISSDDSEIPVFVIRTNEELMIATDAKELTTK; this is encoded by the coding sequence ATGATAAATAAAATATTAGTTATAAATGCGGGTTCATCATCAATTAAATGATCATTATTTAATGAAGAAAACCTTGATCTACTAGCATCAGGTCTAGCTGAAAGAATCAATGTTGACGGAAATTTAGTTTGTAAATTTGCTGGTCAAGTTTTTGAAAAAAAAGTTGGTTTAAGAGATCACGAAGAAGCCGTTAGAGAAATTTTACAACAATGAAGTGAAAACAGTGTTGTTGAATCAATTGATGATATTAAAGTTGTAGGGTTTAGAGTTGTAAATGCTGGACCTGATTTAATGAAATCAGCAATCATAACTGACGAAGTGTTATTTGAAATCCACAGAAATACAAAATTAGCACCTCTGCACAATCCAGGAGCTATACAATCTATTAAAGCATTTCAAAAATTATTACCAAATGCAGAACTAACAATGACGGTTGACACAGGATTCCACGCTACAATTCCTAAAATCAATTATTCATACGCAATTGACAAAGATTTAGCTGAAGAATACTCAATTAGAAAATACGGTTTCCACGGTGTAAGTCACAAATTTGTAACATTAAAATTACAAGAAATTCTAAACAAAGAAAAAGTTAATTTTGTTAACCTACACTTAGGAAATGGTTCATCATTATGTGCTATTCAAGATTCACAATCTATTGATACCACCATGGGATTTACTCCACTTTCAGGAGTTATGATGGGAACAAGAAGTGGTGATGTTGATCCTTCAATAGTTTTATATTTATCTAAAGAATTAAACATTGATGCTCAAGAAGCAACTGATATTTTAAACAAAAAATCAGGATTATTAGGAGTTAGTGGAATTTCAAGCGATATGCGTGACTTAGAAAAAGTTCAATTAACAAACGAAAATGCACGTTTTGCACTTGATTTATTTGCACAAAAATCAGCTGACTACTTAGCTTTATATTTAAATAAAATTGCTAAAAAACCAGATGCTATTGTATTTACAGCTGGTATTGGAGAAAACGATCCATTAACTAGACAAAACATTATTAATAGAATTCACTCATATAATGTAAAATTATCAGAAAAAAATACTGAAAAATTTGATAAATGATCTTTAATTAGTTCAGATGATAGTGAAATTCCGGTATTTGTAATTAGAACAAATGAAGAATTAATGATTGCTACAGATGCAAAAGAATTAACAACAAAATAA